A window of Aquibium oceanicum genomic DNA:
CGCCGATAGGGCGGCGGCGACTTCCCGCGATATTGAAGGTGAGACGGTACTCATTTCCACCACGGTATGTCGGTCCGAGACCGATCGGGCGAGACCCTCGACGGGATCGAGCATTACGGTCCGAAGGACCGCGTCGTCGGGAAGCGTGAGGAAGATGAGATCGACCTGCTGCGCCAAGTCATCCACGGAGGCGACCGGCACGCCGCCCGCCGCAACAGCTGCGGCACGATTTTCGGCGCGCGGTTCGACGAGCTTTACCGAATGTCCGGCAGCAAGCGCGCGGAGACACATCGCGCTGCCCATCTTGCCGATTCCGATCCATCCTATCGTCAATCTCTCGGTCATTCTCGTTGCCTCATGTTATCTGCGTCGCCATCAGCCGCGTCGTTCGCGCGTAAGAGTCCAAACCACAAGGAATCCGTCCTCATGCATTTCATCGTCCATTGCCTTGACCGCCCCGGGGCGCTCGACCTTCGCCTGGCCAACTATGATGCACACAAGGCGTATCTCGCTTCCAATCCCGTCACCATGCTGGTTTCCGGCCCGCTGCTTGCCGATGACAACGAGACGATGATCGGTTCGTTTTTCCTGGTGGAAGCGGAATCCCGGCAGGACGTTGAGCGCTTCAACAAGGCAGACCCCTTCTTCGCCGCGGATCTTTGGGCCGAAGTGAGGATCCATCCGTTCTCCAAACGCGTCGACAATCGATAGCCATACAGCACCGCGTTCATCGGCCGGTCAGCGCCAGGCCGATCCCGGTGACCACCAGACCAAGCGCCGTCACCTCGCGAATACCGAAAGGTTCTCCGAGCACGTAGGCCGCGGACACCGTGCCGATGACTGGAATGAGCATCGTTCCAAGCGATGCCATGGTTGGAGGCAGCCGCCGCAACGCGGCAAACCAGCAAAAATAGCAGAGAGCCATTGCCACGATCGACATGTAAAGCCATGACCACAGCGCCATCGGACTGAGCGCGTAAGTCTCCGGCTGCTCTACGAATACGCCGATCAGCAGCATCGGCACGGAGCCGAGCACGAGCTGCCACGCCGTTCCGCTGATCGGCGCGACACCGACCGGCGGCCGCACGGCGATGGTGCTGATCGCGAACATCACGGCCGCCGAAAACGCGCAGACGATTCCAAGCAGTTTGTCGTCGTCCAATTCGACGCCACGCCCAGCCAGCACCACCGAAATGCCCCCCATGCCGAGAACCAGCGCCAGTACTCCGCTGATCCGGGGCTTCGTGCCGTTGATCGGCCAGGCAAGCACTGTCGCCCAGATCGGCATGGTGTAGATGATCATGGCGGCCTCACCGACGGACAGCCAGCTCATGGCAAGGCTCGCCAACCCCATCCACGCCGTGACGTTGAACAGCGAAGCGACGATCATTCGTAGACGCGAGCCTGCGGGAACACCGAGGTTCTCGCCCTGGAAACGGGCGAGAATGGCAATACCCAGTCCTGCGATCAGTCCGCTGCTGCCACGGGCGAACAGAGGCGGCCATTCGGCAAGCAGGACCTTCATCACCGGCCAGTTGATCCCCCATCCCAGTATCGTAATCAGCAGGAGCCCCACGCCGACAAAGTGCGACCCGCGGGCGTCGTGCTGCCTGCCAGCTGACGCCTTGATCGAAGCCTCCGGGATTTCGGACATAAATGGGGTTTCCTGAAATGACTGCGGCAAATTTGCTGAAGTGATGCTGGCGATGCCCGCGCCGGAAAGTCCGTGCAGGCATCGTCAAGGCCAGCCCGGCCTGACTGTCCGTCGCCGACACGTTAATGAACGGTGTGTCATTGTTCATGTCGGTGCGCAAAAAAGAACTGCACCTAGTCCAATTCCACCCACTCACCGTCGACCTTCAAGCGGTGTTTCACCAGGCCGGGCTTCAGAATCACTTCGACGAAGCACCCCTTCGCGGCGGCGAGAATGAGCCTCGTCTTGTCCTCGACGGTGGCTTCGCCGCGGATGTCGACGTCGAGAACGAAGCCCAGCCCCTTGCTCTCGTAAGGGTGCTTCATGCTCTCCATCTCGGCTTGCCACTCCGCCCGACAGAAGACGTCGAATGTCGTCACGTTGATGCCGAGACGGCGCGAGAATGCCCTTATCTGCGTCATCAGGCACGTCGTCAGTCCGCTGACGAAGTAGGAAAGCGGGTACGGCGCGGTTCCGTCACCACCATGGTAGGCTCCCTCGTCCGATGGCAGGAACGCAGTGTGCGGGGCCGCGCCACGCAGATGCACCGTGCAATCATTGCGGAACTTCGCATTGTTCGTACCTTCCGATTCAAGCAGCACGTCAAATTTCATCATAGGCATCGCCTTCCGGGTTGCTGTGGTTTGGATTGAACGTCCCCATGCGTACAGGACAGAAGCCGCAGCATGAAATGGATTTTGGCAAGAGACCACATGGGATGAGCGCTTGCGAGGAGCTTCTGTGAAGCGGCGGCGTTGTTTGATACCTCCACCTACCGCGGAATCGGTGACTTGTGGCGCCGATCGATATTTGGACCCCGACCCGCTCGAGATGGCATAGGCACGTTGGCGGCGGGCGGCCGGGATCGCTCTGACGATGCCGCGCGCCTGGCATGCCGGGAAGCTGCAGTCGCGCGAGATTTCGGATGCGGATCTGGAGGCCGCCTTCGATGCCGTTCCCTTGAAGCTTCGGCCGAAGACGATCGCCTATCTGAGGGAAGCCGCAGTGACAGAGCGGCCATTGTCACGCGCCGTTCCGACCGCCGCCGAACTGGCACGCGACGTCACATCGATCGATTGGCCGGGTATCGTGAGTGACCGCATCGGGCACTAGGCGTCGGGCTACTTCGATCAGGGTCAGGCCCTCCGGGCCCGCGTGCAGGCTCGCCCTGCCTACGCGGCGTGGCGCATTTCGCCATCCACGACCAGACGCCGGAGATCGCCGGGCTCGAGGGCTTCGCGCGGAGCGCGGCGGACCTGCCCTCCGCGGATCTGGTTCGGAGAACGGCAGTCTGCGGCTTTCGACACGGTGGACACGGATGGCGCGGGCGCTGCTTCCCGGGATGACTTCGTCCGGGTGATGAGCGGATCCGGCGCGATACCCGGAACCGGTCCCGACGGAATGCAGTACATGGAGTTCCACAACGCGCTGTTCGATCTCTACGACCGGGAGAGCGATGACGGCATCGGCGAAGCCGAGTACGCCGTCATGAGCAGGAGCCGTCTGATCGGCGGGTCCGCCACCGTGCCACTGACCAATGCGGAACCAGGCGCAGGCTCGGCGCTGACATCCGGCTCCACGGGAGCCGCCGGCACAGACGCGACAGCCGGCGATACGAGGACCGAGGTGCCGTCCGCCGACTGACCGTGCATTTCTCGGCGCAGGCATCAATTGTGGTTGTGATCGCGAAGTTTATCGTTGCGTCTGGATTGCAAGGTCTGGCCGTGGCCGCCTTCCCTCATGGCCATATTCGGGTTTGTGCAGATTATTCCGCCGTTGGCCATGCCGCGATACCCATTCTCGTAGCCGTGAAGGACGTCTTAATCTTGGAGTTACGCGGTTGAGCTCGAAACGCTTGCCGCCTCGCCGGCTGCAGTCCGCATCAATTCGGTGGGTGTCGCCTGACCGCGTTCAAAAAACGTGACATCGGCGGCGAGGGTAGCCAGCGGGATCGCCATGCCGCCGATATTTTCAGTGGGTGGTCCGGCGTGTTTGGCACGACCCGGAATTTCTGCAGGAAGGTCTGTGTCCGCGAGTAGGTCGAGGATGCCACACCCAGGGCATTGGTGTTCTCGATGATCCCAGCGACCATCGGGAAATTGTCGATGATGTGCAGATGCACGTGGCCGCTGTCGACACCGAACACCATTCGCACCAACCGCTCGACCATCGGAGCCGACAGGTCGGGGACGACGATCGGGTATTGCCGCAATTGCCGTTCGTCGACCGTTCCTTCCCGAAGGAGCGGATGGTCCTTGCGGCAGAAGATCCGCCCCACGAAATCCGGCAGGTGCTCAAGGGAGAAACCCTGCTCGCGGCTGAGTTCCTCGGTCGGGCCGACGAGAATGTCGATATCGCCCTGGCCCAGAAGCGCCATCGACCGCTGGGTCGAACCGGCCTGAACGTGTGATCTGAACTGCGCAGGCTCGCGCAGCAATGTCCGGATCGCACGGTTGAGCAATCCTTCCAGCGATGGCGGGGCAACGCCGATGCGCAGAATGGCGCTCCGCTCGCCGCGCCCCGTCGCCGTATCGGCGGCCAGTCGATCCATGTCCGAGACGATGCGCGCGGCGCGATCGATGAAATCCCGCCCGGCCTCCGTCACCGTCGCGCCGCGCGCGCGGCGGTCGAACAGTGCGTAGCCCAGGTCCTGTTCCACCCAGGCCACGGATTTGGTGACGCTGGACTGGCTGACGTTCAGCTCGGCGGCGGCCGCGGTGAACGACCCCATGCGATAGACCGTGACGACGTGGCGAAGGTGGTTGAGGTTCATGAGCTATTCCATCCGGGAATATCTCTAGAATATTCGGAAATTGCGTTATCCCGCAACAGTGGCAAATTCGTCTCCGACAGGGCCGACCGCCGGGAGGAGAACGGATGCCGAAGCCGATTGTCGCCGGGGTGGGCATGATCAAGTTCGCCAAGCCCGGCGCTTCCAGAACATACAACGAAATGGCCGCCGAGGCAGTCCGCGACGCGCTCGCGGATGCCGGGATCGGCTACGAGGCAGTCCAGCAGGTCTATGCGGGCTACGTCTATGGCGACAGCACGAGCGGCCAGCGCGCCGTCTACGACGTCGGCATGACCGGCGTGCCGGTCGTCAACGTCAACAACAATTGCTCCTCCGGATCGACCGCTCTGTGGCTCGCACGCCAGGCTGTCGAAAGCGGCGCGGTCGACTGCGCCCTGGCGCTCGGGTTCGAGGAGATGCGGCCCGGCGCGCTGGGCACACATTTCAACGACCGGCCAAGTCCGTTCCAGCTCTTCGACGAAGCCACCGACCGGATCGTCGGCCATGGCGAGGTGCCGCTGGCACTGCGCTATTTCGGCGGTGCCGGCCTGTCCTACATGGAAAAGCACGGCGCGACGCTCGAGGATTTCGCAAAGATCAGGGCAAAGGCCAGCCGCCACGCGGTGCGCAATCCACTCGCGGTCTTCAGCAAGGAAGTGTCGGTCGAGGATGTGATGCACAGCCCCGTGGTGTGGCCTGGCGTCATGCACCGACTGATGGCATGTCCCCCGACCTGCGGTGCCGCCGCTGCGATCATCTGTTCCGAGAGCTATGCCCGCAAGCATGGACTGGACGATGGCGTACGCATCGTTGCACAGGAAATGCGCACCGACTTCTCCTCGACGTTCGAGGGCGACGACATGATGCGCGTCGTCGGCTACGACATGACGGTCCAGACGGCGAACGCGGTCTACGAGAGCGCCGGGATCGGGCCGCGGGACGTGCAGGTGGTCGAACTGCACGACTGCTTCGCCCAGAACGAGCTGATCACCTACGAGGGGCTCGGCCTGTGCCCGGAGGGCGGTGCGCAGAAGTTCATCGACGACGGCGACAACACCTATGGCGGCCAGGTCGTCACCAACCCGTCTGGCGGGCTCCTGTCCAAGGGCCACCCGCTCGGCGCGACAGGTCTCGCTCAGTGCTACGAACTGACGCGCCAGTTGCGCGGCACGGCCGGCCCGACACAGGTCGACGGTGCGAGGCTCGCTCTCCAGCACAATCTCGGGCTCGGCGGCGCCTGCGTCGTGACGCTCTACCAGGCGCAGTGAGGACACCATGAGCGAGGCAACGGCACAGCCGGTCAATCCGCGCGGCGTCTTCGACCGCACGACCGTAGGGATCAGGACGCGCCCGGTCTCCTACCCCGTCGAGAAGGGCCGTATAGCGTTCTTCTGCGACGTCGTCGGGGAAACCAATCCGATCCATTTCGACGAGGCGGCGGCGCGCAAGGCGGGCTTTGCGACCATCGTCGCGCCGCCGACCTTTCCAATGGTGATCGATCTGGAAACGACCAATGCGGCGAAGCGGCTCGGCTTCACGCCGGTGTTCGACCTCGTCCGCTGCGACCTGCGCTATCTGCTGCATGGTACCGAGCGCTACGAGTATTCCGGCCATCTGCTCGCCGGCGACGAAATCACAATCACGCACGAGGTGCTGGGCTTCGAGGACAAGAAGGGCGGCGCGCTGGAGCTCTGCCATCTGCGCGCCTCGCTCACCCATGCGGAACGCGGGGAGGTGGTCGCGATCCGCCGCACCCTCGTCCATCGGCTGGCGTGAGGAATACGGACATGGCAACGGATCTGAGCAAGGCACAGGTCGGCGACGAGCTTCCGGCGGTCGAGTTCGGCCCCTATTCGCGCAAACTGCTCGCGCTTTATGCGGGCGCATCCGGCGACCACAACGACATCCACATCGATACCGACTTCGCGCGTGCGGCGGGTCTCGGCGACGTCTTCGCACAGGGCATGCTCTCGATGGCGCCCTATGCGCGGGTGGTGACGGACTGGGCCGGGCTCGACCGGCTGGAAAGCCTGGAGACCCGCTTCATGTCGATCACGCCGCTCGGCGCCAACGGGCGCTTTACCGGCAGGGTGGTCGAGAGGTTCGAGGCGGACGGCGTGCCGAAACTGCGTGTCGCACTCGCAGCGCACATCGACGGTGGCGTTCAGACGCTTGGCGGGGAGGCCATCGTCAGGGCGGGTTGACGTGCGGCTTCCCGCTTGTCGGGTCGCCGTCGAACGATAACGAGAGACCCCCGCGAGGAGACGGGGGCCAGATGGGAGGCATCATGTCGGAAGCCGCTTGGCTGACCGATGATCATCGTGCCTTCGGCGCGACGGTCCGGAAGTTCCTCGACCAGGACTACGAGCCCCATCGCGACCGGTGGACGCAGGATCGTCTCGTGCCGCACGCCTTCTGGGAGAAGGCAGGCGCGCTCGGCGTCCTCGGCGCGTCCATTCCCGTCGAATATGGCGGATCTGGCCTGCCCCGCACCTTCGACCTCGTCACCTACATGGAGCAGGGACGGATCGGCGACACGGGCTGGGGCATCACCGTCCACGGTATCGTCCAGCACTACGTCCTCGCTTTCGCGACCGAGGAGCAGAAGCGCGCGTGGCTGCCGAAGCTGACGTCCGGCGAGTGGGTGGGCGCCATCGCCATGACCGAGCCCGGCACCGGCAGCGATCTGCAGGCCGTGCGCACGACGGCGGTAAGGGATGGCAACGGCTACCGCCTCAACGGCCGGAAGACCTTCATTTCGAACGCAGCCAATGCCGATTTCGTCATCGTCGTGGCGAAGACTGACCCGTCGAAGGGAGCGAAGGGCATTTCGCTGATCGCTCTGGAGACACGAGGCGCCGACGGATTCGAGCGGGGGCGCAAGCTCGACAAGATCGGCATGGACCGCCAGGACACGATGGAGCTCGGCTTCGATGATGTGCGCGTTCCGCGGATGAGCCTGATGGGCGAAGAGGAGGGCCGGGGCTTTTATCAGCTGATGGGGCAGCTTCCCTGGGAGCGCCTGACGATCTCGGTCGGCGCGCTGGCCGCCGCCCGCTGCGCGCTCGATTGCACTCTGGATTACGTGAAGAACCGCAAGGCCTTCGGCCAGCGGCTGATGGACTACCAGAACACCCGCTTCAAGCTGGCGGAGGCCAAGAGCGAAATCGAGATTTTCGCCGCGTTCGTCGACCGGATGGTGGACGAACTCGAAGCAGGGACGCTGACGGCGGAACGGGCCGCGATGGGTAAGTGGTGGGGCACGGAAATGCAGGGCCGTATTGTCGACGCCTGCCTGCAGCTGCATGGCGGCTACGGCTACATGAACGAATACCGGATCGCCGAACTCTACCGCGACGCCCGTGTGCAGCGGATCTACGGCGGCACGAACGAAATCATGCGCGAACTGATCGCGCGCTCACTGGACAGGGACTGACATGACGAAGCTGCAGGGCAAGACTGCCTACGTGACCGGTTCAGGCCGCGGCATCGGCCGCGCGGTGGCCTTGAAACTGGCGTCGGAGGGGGCGGCGGTCGTGGTCAACGACCTCGATGCCGAGCCGGCCAATGCGGTGGTCGACGAGATCGCAGCCAAGGGGGGCCGGGCCATTGCCGTCGTCGGCAGCGTGAACGAAACCGATTTCGCGGAGCGCTTCATCAATGCCGGCCTCGATCGCTTCGGCGGTGTCGACATCATCGTGAACAATGCGGGCTACACCTGGGACAGCATGATAGGGCGCATGACGGACGACCAGTTCGATGCGATGATCGACGTCCATCTCAAGGCGCCCTTCCGGATCCTGAGGGCGGCCTACCGTCCCATCGCGGATGCTGCCCGTGCGGAAGCCGCGGAGGGGCGCGAGGTGATCCGCAAGGTCGTCAACATCTCGTCGGTCGCCGGAACCGGTGGCAATCCCGGACAGGTCAACTACAGCTCCGCGAAATCGGGCGTTCTCGGCATGACCAAGACGCTCGCAAAGGAGTGGGGCCGACTGAAGGTCAACGTCAACTGCGTCGCCTTCGGTTACATCGAGACGCGGCTGACGGTCGCGTCGGACGAGAAGGTGGAACTGGAATTCGAGGGCAACCGCGTCCAGGTCGGCGTACCGGAGAAGGTGGCGCACGGGCTGAAGTCGATGATCCCCATGGGTCGCGCCGGCAGCCCGGAGGAGGCGGCCGACGGCGTCTATCTCTTCTGCGCGCCGGAGAGCAACTACATATCCGGCCAGACCGTCGTCGTCGGCGGCGGCATCTCGATATGAGCGGACGCGCACCAGGGATGAACCGCCATGTCGACCTCTGACGTCTTCCAGCTCGTACTCATCGGCCTGTCGCAGGGCTGCGGCTACGCGCTGGTGGCCATCGGCTTCGTGTTCATCTACCGCGCGACCGAGGTCGTCAATTTCGCACATGGCGAGATCATGATGTTCGGCGCCTTCGTGGTGCTGACCTTCGCCGAGTTTTGGGGGTTCGGATTCTGGTTCGGTGCCGCGCTCGGCCTCCTGACGATGGCCGCTATGGGCTACCTGCTCGACATGTTCGTGATGCGCCGCATGATTGGCGAGAATCAGGCTTCGGTCTTCATCCTGACGGTTGCGATCGGCCTGATCCTCAAGGCGGCGGCAGGAATGATCTGGGGCTTCTCGCCACAGATGATGAACTCGCCGTTCCAGGGACAGGTCGAGCTGGGCGGCATCGTGATCGGCACGGACAGGCTCGCCATCATCGTTGGAACCCTGGTCGTCTGCGTCCTACTGTGGGCCTTCTTCAGCCGGACCCGAGTCGGGCTTGCAATGCAGGCGGCCTCGCAGAACCAGCTTGCCGCGTATTACAGCCGGGTTCCCGTTCGCCGGCTCGTCTCCGTCATCTGGGCAATCGCCGCGCTGGTGGCAGCGCTGGCCGGCATCCTGATGGCGCCGATCACGCAGATCGACACGGAGATGTCGATGTTCGGCATCAAGGCGATTGCCGGAGCGGTGGTCGGCGGCTTCGGATCGATCCCCGGCGCGCTCATCGGCTGCCTCATCATCGGGGTCAGCGAACCTTTCCTCGACTACTTCTACCCGCCTCTCAAGGGCGTCTACGCCTACATCATCCTTCTCGTCGTGCTGTTCGTGCGGCCCGAAGGGCTCATCCCTCAGACCTACCAGAAGAAGGTGTGAGGAGATGCGGGTTCTCTTCAAGACAAGCTACGACCAGGACATCGATCACCTCGTCGACCCGGGCGAGCGGTTCAGGGTGGGACTGGTGATCGCGGTCGCGCTCGCCGCGCCGATGTTCGTGTCGGCCTATTTCCTGTCGGAGCTTTCGATCTTCATCTGCTACGCACTGGCCGGCATCGGACTCATGGTGCTGCTCGGCTTCACTGGCCAGGTCTCCTTCGGACACGCGGCGTTCCTCGGCATCGGCGCCTATGCGCAGGCTGCCTTGATGACCTGGGGCGTTCCCTTCGTGGTCTCGTTGCCGATGGCCGGTCTGATCTCGGGACTCGCCGGCGCCGGCCTCGGTCGCGCCGTTTCGAAGATGCACGGCTTTTACCTGGCCGTCGCCACGCTCGCCTTCGCCATCGTCACGGAAAGCGTCATCGGCGCGGCCGAACCCGTCACCGGTGGGCACATGGGACTGCAAGTGCCCGCGATCTCGCTGTTCGGTTTCGAACTGACGGATAACTGGCAGGTCTATTACCTCTACCTCGGAGTCCTCCTCTTCATTATCTGGGGTACCGCCAATCTGATGCGCTCGCCATCCGGGCGCTCGATGATCGCGGTGCGCGACAGCGAGACGTCGGCGCGGTCGCTCGGTATCGACGTCGCCGGCGTCAAGGTCCGCGCGTTCTTCGTCTCGGCGGCGATCACCGGCGTCGCGGGCGGACTGATGGCGCATCTGCTTTTCTATCTCTCGCCGGAGACCTTCAACCTCCTCGAGAGCCTGCGCCTCATGCTGATGGTGGTGGTCGGCGGGCTCGGCACGATTTCGGGCGCCATCTTCGGGGCTATCTTCGTCAGTTTCCTGCCGAACGTCATCGACTTGGTGCGGATGGTCCTTCCGGCCGTGATCGCGGACAAGGCGGGTCTCGAATATCTGCTCTTCGGGGCGATCATCGCCCTGTTCATCATGTTCGAGCCGCAGGGCATCTACGGCCGCTGGCGCAAGCTGCGCCTGTTCATCGAGACCTATCCCTACTACCGCCGCGCCACCTTCGTCCGGCAGAAGCGATACCTGAAGTCGGAGCGCTTCCGGTGAGCATGATCGATATCCGCGATATCTCGCTGAGCTTCGGCGGCAACAAGGCGCTCGACGGCGTCACCTTCTCGGTGGAGCCGGGGGAAACGCTTGCGCTGATCGGGCCGAACGGGGCTGGCAAGTCGACCGTGTTCAACGTGATCAGCCGCTTCTACAGGCCTTCGGCCGGCAGCGTGACGTTCGGTGATACCGACATTCTCAAGCTCCAGGCGCACCAGATCGCCGCGCTCGGCATCGCGCGAACCTTCCAGAACATCGAGCTGTTCGAGAACGCGACCGTGCTGCAAAACCTTCTCGTCGGGCGCAGCGCCCGAACGTCATCGAACTGGGCGCGCGAGTTCTTCTTTGCAGGATCGACCCGCGCCGGCGAACGCCAGGCGCGCCGGAAGGTCGAGGAAGTGCTCGATCTACTCGATCTCCAGCACCTGCGCAGCGAGATCGTACGGGATCTCCCATACGGCGCGCGCAAGAATGTCGAACTCGCCCGCGCGGTATGCGCCGAACCCACCCTCCTGCTGCTGGACGAGCCCGCCTCGGGGCTCAATCCAGAGGAAGTCGCCGACATGGCCTTCTGGCTGCAGGACATCCGCGAGGAACTCGGAATCACGATCCTGATGGTGGAGCATAACATGGGCCTGGTCGCCCGGCTCGCCACCCGCTGCATCGCGCTCGCCTCGGGGCGCGTGCTGGCGCACGGCAGCGTGGCCGAGGTGCAGGCCGATCGCGAGGTCCAGAAGGCCTATCTGGGAACCGCAGCATGACCGCGCTCCTGAGCACCCGCAACGTCGAGACCTACTATGGGCCGATCATGGCCATAGGCGGCGTGTCGATCGACGTGCCCGAGGGCAAGATCGTCTGCGTGCTCGGCGCCAACGGCGCCGGCAAGACGACCTTGCTGAAGACGATCTCGGGGGCGATCGACTGCCGCAAGGGCCAGGTCCTGTTTCGCGGCGAGGAGGTCCAGAACCGCAACCCGGACGCGGTTGCGGCCTGCGGCATCGCCCATGTGCCGGAAGGCCGCGAGGTCTTCCCGTTCATGAGTGTCGAGGAAAACCTGATCGTCGGCGCCTGGGGCCGATCCGACAAGGACGCGGTCGCTCGCGACATGGAGGCGGTCTACCAGTATTTCCCCGATCTCGCGACCAAGCGCCACGACATGGCCGGCTTCCTGTCGGGAGGCCAGCAGCAGATGCTCGCGATCGGTCGCGGCCTGATGGGCGACGCCTCGCTGATGATCCTCGACGAGCCGTCCCTCGGTCTGTCGCCGCTGCTCACCCAGATGATCTTCGGCATCGTCAGGAGGATCAACCGGGAGCGCGGGATCACGATCCTGCTGGTCGAGCAGAATGCGGTGGCGGCGCTGGATCTCGCGGACCACGGCTATGTCATGGAGGTCGGACGCATCGTCATGGACGCGCCGACCAGCGAACTGCGCGAAAGCGACGACATCAGGGAGTTCTATCTCGGCAAGTCGGACGAGGGGATCCGCGGCGAAAAGCGCTGGAAGAAGCGCAAGACATGGAGGTGACCGCCATGCAGCACGTCAGGCCGCCAGAACCGGACCGGATCGAGATCGACGGCTGCGACACGCTCGCCCGCCTCTTTGCAAAACGCGTCGAACAATGGGGCGAGCGAACGGCGCTGCGCGAGAAGAACTTCGGTGTCTGGGAAAGCTACACCTGGAGCGATTTCGACCGCATCGCCCGATCTTATGCCGCCGGCCTTATGAAGCTCGGGATGAAGTCCGGCGACGTCGTCGCGGTCCTGTCGGAAGACAACAAGGAATGGGTGTTCGCCGACATGGCGGTTCATCTGGCGCATGGCACCGTGAACGGCATCTATCCGACCTACCAGGCCGAACAGCTCCAACACATCCTGCAGGACAGCGATGCGCGCTACCTGATCGTCGAGGACGAGGAACAGCTCGACAAGTATCTCGCGGTCGCAGACCGGCTGCCGCTAGTCGAGCACGTATTCGTCATCGACTGGAAGGGCCTGCGAAATTTCACCGACGAGCGCGTCTGGCCGATCGCCAGGCTGGAAGAGCTTGGCGCTCGAGCCTTGTCGGAGATGCCCGCAATCCTCGACGCGCGCATGGCCGAGGGACGAGGCGAGGACATCGCGGTCCTCGTCTACACGTCCGGCACCACCGGCAAACCGAAGGGCGCACGCCTCTCCCATCGTGCGCTGCTGTTCCAGATGACCGCGGTGCCGGTCCCGTTCGCGGCTAGGCAGGGAGACGAGATTCTCACCT
This region includes:
- a CDS encoding YciI family protein, producing MHFIVHCLDRPGALDLRLANYDAHKAYLASNPVTMLVSGPLLADDNETMIGSFFLVEAESRQDVERFNKADPFFAADLWAEVRIHPFSKRVDNR
- a CDS encoding DMT family transporter, whose translation is MSEIPEASIKASAGRQHDARGSHFVGVGLLLITILGWGINWPVMKVLLAEWPPLFARGSSGLIAGLGIAILARFQGENLGVPAGSRLRMIVASLFNVTAWMGLASLAMSWLSVGEAAMIIYTMPIWATVLAWPINGTKPRISGVLALVLGMGGISVVLAGRGVELDDDKLLGIVCAFSAAVMFAISTIAVRPPVGVAPISGTAWQLVLGSVPMLLIGVFVEQPETYALSPMALWSWLYMSIVAMALCYFCWFAALRRLPPTMASLGTMLIPVIGTVSAAYVLGEPFGIREVTALGLVVTGIGLALTGR
- a CDS encoding OsmC family protein, producing the protein MMKFDVLLESEGTNNAKFRNDCTVHLRGAAPHTAFLPSDEGAYHGGDGTAPYPLSYFVSGLTTCLMTQIRAFSRRLGINVTTFDVFCRAEWQAEMESMKHPYESKGLGFVLDVDIRGEATVEDKTRLILAAAKGCFVEVILKPGLVKHRLKVDGEWVELD
- a CDS encoding LysR family transcriptional regulator; this encodes MNLNHLRHVVTVYRMGSFTAAAAELNVSQSSVTKSVAWVEQDLGYALFDRRARGATVTEAGRDFIDRAARIVSDMDRLAADTATGRGERSAILRIGVAPPSLEGLLNRAIRTLLREPAQFRSHVQAGSTQRSMALLGQGDIDILVGPTEELSREQGFSLEHLPDFVGRIFCRKDHPLLREGTVDERQLRQYPIVVPDLSAPMVERLVRMVFGVDSGHVHLHIIDNFPMVAGIIENTNALGVASSTYSRTQTFLQKFRVVPNTPDHPLKISAAWRSRWLPSPPMSRFLNAVRRHPPN
- a CDS encoding lipid-transfer protein is translated as MPKPIVAGVGMIKFAKPGASRTYNEMAAEAVRDALADAGIGYEAVQQVYAGYVYGDSTSGQRAVYDVGMTGVPVVNVNNNCSSGSTALWLARQAVESGAVDCALALGFEEMRPGALGTHFNDRPSPFQLFDEATDRIVGHGEVPLALRYFGGAGLSYMEKHGATLEDFAKIRAKASRHAVRNPLAVFSKEVSVEDVMHSPVVWPGVMHRLMACPPTCGAAAAIICSESYARKHGLDDGVRIVAQEMRTDFSSTFEGDDMMRVVGYDMTVQTANAVYESAGIGPRDVQVVELHDCFAQNELITYEGLGLCPEGGAQKFIDDGDNTYGGQVVTNPSGGLLSKGHPLGATGLAQCYELTRQLRGTAGPTQVDGARLALQHNLGLGGACVVTLYQAQ
- a CDS encoding FAS1-like dehydratase domain-containing protein, whose translation is MSEATAQPVNPRGVFDRTTVGIRTRPVSYPVEKGRIAFFCDVVGETNPIHFDEAAARKAGFATIVAPPTFPMVIDLETTNAAKRLGFTPVFDLVRCDLRYLLHGTERYEYSGHLLAGDEITITHEVLGFEDKKGGALELCHLRASLTHAERGEVVAIRRTLVHRLA
- a CDS encoding MaoC/PaaZ C-terminal domain-containing protein, producing MATDLSKAQVGDELPAVEFGPYSRKLLALYAGASGDHNDIHIDTDFARAAGLGDVFAQGMLSMAPYARVVTDWAGLDRLESLETRFMSITPLGANGRFTGRVVERFEADGVPKLRVALAAHIDGGVQTLGGEAIVRAG
- a CDS encoding acyl-CoA dehydrogenase family protein, whose product is MSEAAWLTDDHRAFGATVRKFLDQDYEPHRDRWTQDRLVPHAFWEKAGALGVLGASIPVEYGGSGLPRTFDLVTYMEQGRIGDTGWGITVHGIVQHYVLAFATEEQKRAWLPKLTSGEWVGAIAMTEPGTGSDLQAVRTTAVRDGNGYRLNGRKTFISNAANADFVIVVAKTDPSKGAKGISLIALETRGADGFERGRKLDKIGMDRQDTMELGFDDVRVPRMSLMGEEEGRGFYQLMGQLPWERLTISVGALAAARCALDCTLDYVKNRKAFGQRLMDYQNTRFKLAEAKSEIEIFAAFVDRMVDELEAGTLTAERAAMGKWWGTEMQGRIVDACLQLHGGYGYMNEYRIAELYRDARVQRIYGGTNEIMRELIARSLDRD
- a CDS encoding SDR family NAD(P)-dependent oxidoreductase — encoded protein: MTKLQGKTAYVTGSGRGIGRAVALKLASEGAAVVVNDLDAEPANAVVDEIAAKGGRAIAVVGSVNETDFAERFINAGLDRFGGVDIIVNNAGYTWDSMIGRMTDDQFDAMIDVHLKAPFRILRAAYRPIADAARAEAAEGREVIRKVVNISSVAGTGGNPGQVNYSSAKSGVLGMTKTLAKEWGRLKVNVNCVAFGYIETRLTVASDEKVELEFEGNRVQVGVPEKVAHGLKSMIPMGRAGSPEEAADGVYLFCAPESNYISGQTVVVGGGISI
- a CDS encoding branched-chain amino acid ABC transporter permease — translated: MSTSDVFQLVLIGLSQGCGYALVAIGFVFIYRATEVVNFAHGEIMMFGAFVVLTFAEFWGFGFWFGAALGLLTMAAMGYLLDMFVMRRMIGENQASVFILTVAIGLILKAAAGMIWGFSPQMMNSPFQGQVELGGIVIGTDRLAIIVGTLVVCVLLWAFFSRTRVGLAMQAASQNQLAAYYSRVPVRRLVSVIWAIAALVAALAGILMAPITQIDTEMSMFGIKAIAGAVVGGFGSIPGALIGCLIIGVSEPFLDYFYPPLKGVYAYIILLVVLFVRPEGLIPQTYQKKV